One window from the genome of Brassica rapa cultivar Chiifu-401-42 unplaced genomic scaffold, CAAS_Brap_v3.01 Scaffold1026, whole genome shotgun sequence encodes:
- the LOC117131540 gene encoding uncharacterized protein LOC117131540, translated as MSPFEAAYGFNPKTPLDLKPLPPAEVVSLTGEAKAAYVKELHQKVQENLEKRTEQYTKHANKGRKDIVFEPGEWVWLHMRQERFPNQRSSKLKPRGDGPFQVVERINNNAYRLDLPDEPVLRSKPFEEGGNDEDIQPEPEPDLTEPDIQDMISNITKSETVQEVPVPTVFKGAITRQRAKVKLAGEPSLKQDELKDAEPVKEKQASSEDMWPFIPEQCHTNLMIITMEDQLA; from the exons ATGTCCCCCTTTGAGGCAGCCTATGGGTTCAACCCGAAAACCCCTTTGGATCTTAAACCATTACCCCCAGCTGAAGTTGTCAGTCTTACCGGGGAAGCTAAAGCTGCTTATGTCAAAGAACTCCATCAGAAGGTTCAAGAGAATTTAGAGAAGAGGACTGAGCAGTACACTAAACATGCCAACAAGGGCCGCAAGGACATTGTATTTGAACCAGGGGAGTGGGTTTGGTTACACATGCGGCAAGAAAGGTTTCCTAACCAGAGAAGTTCCAAGCTGAAGCCAAGAGGGGACGGCCCATTTCAAGTTGTTGAGAGGATCAACAACAATGCCTACCGTCTTGATCTGCCAG ATGAACCAGTTTTGAGGTCAaaaccttttgaagagggagggaatgatgaggatATTCAACCAGAGCCGGAACCAGACTTAACTGAACCTGATATCCAGGACATGATCAGCAACATAACCAAATCAGAGACAGTCCAAGAAGTGCCAGTACCAACCGTATTCAAGGGAGCTATCACTAGACAAAGAGCTAAG GTTAAACTGGCTGGTGAACCAAGCTTGAAGCAAGATGAACTAAAGGATGCAGAACCGGTTAAGGAGAAACAAGCATCAAGTGAGGATATGTGGCCATTCATCCCGGAGCAATGCCACACCAACCTGATGATCATTACCATGGAAGATCAACTTGCCTAG